Below is a genomic region from Sphingomonas phyllosphaerae.
GTGAACAGCGTCTGGCGTTGCAGGTTGCTCAACTCGACCCGATCGTCGTCGACGATCGTCAGACGACCGACCCCCGCCGCCGCCAGATACTGGATCACCGGCGATCCGATCCCACCGGCCCCGATCACCAGGACATGCGCGCGCGACAGCCGCAGCTGCCCGGCGCCGCCGATCTCAGGCAGCACGATATGGCGCGCATAGCGTGCGAGTTCGTCGGGGCCGAGCGTCATGGCTCGCTCAGGGCGACCGTCGTGACATACCATGTGTCGGAAGAGGGCGGGGGCATCTTGTCCCGCGCGGCACTCAGAACAATACCGGCGGCGAACTGTTCCACTACCGGGCAACCGATCGCGCGTGGCACGATCCGGCGCACTTGGCCGCTCTGCGCGATCAACACCACCAGATCGAGCATCCGCGCTTCCGACGGCAACGTGCAGCGCGCCGCCGCTACCTCTCGCCGGACGAACTCGGTCAGTCGTGCCGGCGGCGCAGCGGCAAGGCCAAGTTGCAGCCGCGGCAGCGACGTCCACTCGGTCGGCGGGTTAAGCGAGGAAAGCTGCCCGAGCAGCAACAGCGCGGCGAGGATCATCGACCTGTCGACCCGAACCCGCCCGCACCGCGATCGGTCGGGTCGAGCGCATCGACTTCGATCATGCTGGCAAGCGTGACGGTGGCCGGGACGAGCTGCGCAATGCGTTCGCCGCGACGGATCTCGAAAGGCTCGTTGCCAAGATTGGCGAGGATCACCTTGATTTCCCCACGATAGTCGGCGTCGATCGTGCCGGGCGTGTTGAGGCAGGTGATGCCGTGCTTCAACGCCAGCCCCGACCTCGGGCGCACTTGAACCTCGAACCCGGCCGGAATGGCGATCGCGAAGCCGGTGGCGATCGCGCCACGCGCGCCAGGTGCCAACGTCACGTCCTCGGCGGCGACCACGTCCATCCCGGCCGCGCCCGCTGTCGCGTAGACGGGCAACGGCAGTCCCTCACCATGCGGCAAGCGGCGCAGCGCAATGCTGATCGGTTCAGAGCGCATCGGCAATCCTGTCGGCAAGTCGTTCGGCTACAGCGGTTTTGGGAAGGCGTTCCCAGCTTTCGATGCCCTCGGCGGTGACGAGGTGGACGGTATTGGCATCGCCACCCATCACATCGCCGGATACGTCGTTGGCGACGATCCAGTCGGCACCCTTGCGCCGCCGCTTGGCCTGCGCATGGTCGAGCACCTGCTCAGTTTCGGCCGCGAACCCGATCAGCAATCGCGGCCGACGCGGATCATGCGCCAGCGTGGCCAGAATGTCCACGTTGCGCGCGAGACGAAGCGGCGCGGGCGCCTCTTCGCCCTTCTTCAGCTTCTGCGGGGCGATCTGCTCGACCCGCCAATCCGCCACGGCGGCGACCATCACCGCTGCATCGGCGGGCAGCGCCGTCGCAACCGCATCTGCCATTTCCGACGCCGTTTGAACATCCTGCCGGATGACGTTCAGGGGGGTCGGCACGTCGACCGGACCGGCGATCAACGTGACCCGCGCGCCCCGCCGCGCCAGCGCCGCCGCGATCGCGAACCCCTGCTTCCCCGACGAGCGGTTGGCGATGTAGCGTACCGGATCGATCGGTTCGTGGGTCGGGCCGGCGGTGACGATGACGTGTCGTCCCGCCAGCGAACGAACCGGCGGTGCCAGCGCAGACGTGATTCGCGCGACGATCGCCGGGACCTCCGGCAGGCGACCCGGTCCGAATTCGCCGCATGCCATCGCGCCCTCGTCGGGCTCGATCACCGTAATGCCGTCGGCGCGGAGTTGGGCGACATTGCGCTGTGTCGCCGGGTGCAGCCACATCCGGACATTCATGGCCGGCGCGATCAGTACCGGCTTGTCGGTCGCCAGCAGCAAGGTCGTGGCCAGATCGTTCGCGAATCCGCCCGCCATGCGGGCGATCAGATCGGCGGTGGCGGGGCAGACGACGACCAGATCGGCCTCGCGGCTGAGGCGGATATGCCCCATCTCCGCTTCGTCCTTCAGGTCCCACAATGTCGTATGGACCTTGTTCTCGCTCAGCGCCGCAAGGGTCATGGCGGTGACGAAATGCGCTCCGCCGTCGGTCAGGACACAACAAACGTCATGTCCCGCGGCGCGCAAACCGCGGATCAGCTCACACGCCTTGTACGCGGCGATTCCGCCGCCGACGATCAACAGGATCCTGCTCATCGCGTCATCCTCGTCACCGTTATTCGTCGCCGCACGACCGTGCGGCGAACCAGCGTCACCAGACCGGCGGGGGCGAGCGCCAGACCGGGCGCAACCAGCGCCGTCGCGAGGGTCGCCGATCGAATCCCCAGCACGCCGTCCAGCGCCACGCCCGCCACCAGCAGCGCCAGCACGCGTGGGCCCAGCGGATCGGCAAGTACCGCCCAGCCGAAGACCGCGAGCACCAGCAGCAGCGCGCCGATCCCGCCGGGCGCATCGGGGAAGGCGGCCCCGACCAGCCGCGCCAGCGCACCCTCGGGCGCCAATGTCACGGCCGGAGCATGGGGTGTTCCCAGCGTATGAAGATGCAGGCCGAGCGCGCACGCCGCGACGATCAGCGCGGCCAGCCAATGCAGCGGCTCGCCACGGTCGCCGTCAAGCAGCGCCAGCGCACCCATCGCCATCAAGGTCACCAACGCTGCTGGATCGATCAGCGCCGCGGCGCAGGCGACGGCGACCGATGTGGCCACCCGTTTGCGGTCTCGTGCGACCAATGCGATGGCCGACAGCAAGGCCGCGGCGCCGGCGTGCGGTGCCGTCAGCCATAGCGCCGCCGTCGCCACGATCCCGAAGGCGAGCAGGCTGACGATCAACAGCGCCCCGCCGCTACGCGCCAGCAGCGCGCCGAGCCGCAACCCGCCGAGCCACAGCAAGATCGTCAGCCCGGTCGCGACCAGCGCGGTCAGCGCCCAGGGTGGCATCGCCCCTGCGACCACCGCCAGCGTCGATGGCAGCATCCGGGCGGCGCGTGCGTCCGGTTCGGTGCGCAGCAGGTCGCGCGCGGCGTCGTAATAGTCGCCGCCATGACGCAGTGTCGCGACGATCGCGTCGTGCAGGAACTCCGGTGGCGTGGTGGCCCCGCGCAGCAGCAACGCCGCGACGACCAGCGCCGACAGCAGGGACGCCAGAAGCGCGCGGGCCGAGCTGTAGCCGAGTCCGGTCAGCCGGTCCGGGGTCACCAGCCAGCGCCCCGCCGGTCCGGATCGCCCCGGCGCGGCTACCATCCGCCCGCGAGCATCATGCCCGCGACGCCTGCCAGCATGCCGAGCGTGCCGACCAGCGCATAGCGCCACCCGCCACCGACACGGACGCGTTCGATCTCGCGCAGCGGCGGGCGCGGCGGTGCGCCGCCGGGGGCAGGGAAGCGCGCCTCGATCCGCCGCACCAGCTCGGGCAGCCGCGCCAGCGTCCGCACGTCCGCGACCAGCCGGTCGGCGATCGCCGCTTCGGGGCCGAGTTCGGTCCGGATCCAGTCCTCGACCAGCGGCGCGGCGGTCACCCACAGATTGATGTCGGGATCGAGCCCGGTCGCGACACCCTCCACCATCACCATCGTCTTTTGCAGCAGCAGCAGGTGCGGCTGCGTCACCATATCGAAATCGCGGGTGATCCCGAACAGCCCGTCGAGCATCATCCCGATCGACATGTCCTTGACCGGCAGCCCGCGCATCGGCTCGCCGACCGCCCGCAGCGCGGTCGCGAATTCCTCGACGCTGTGGTGCGAAGGGACATATTGCGCCTCGAAATGGATCTCGGCGACGCGGCGGTAATTGCCGGTGATCAGGCCGTAGAGGATCTCGGCGAGCCAGACCCGTGCACGTCGGTCGATCCGCCCCATGATCCCGAAGTCGATCGCGGCGACGCAATTGCCCGGCAATGCGAACAGATTGCCCTGGTGCATGTCGGCATGGAAGAAGCCGTCGGCGATCGCCTGCCGCAGGAAGGCATGGACCAGCACGCGCGCCAGCTCGGGCAGGTCATAGCCTGCCGCGACCAGCGCTTTGCGGTCGGACAATTTGATGCCGTCGATCCATTCGATCGTCAGCACCTCGCCGGTGGTGCGCGCCCAATCGACCGCGGGGACGAAGAAGTTGCGCTCCGAGGTCATCGTCTCGGCCAGCTCGGACGCCGACGCCGCCTCGCGGGTGAAGTTCAGTTCGCGCGCGGTCCAGCGCTTGAACGTCTCGATGACCAGACGCGGCTGGAGCCGGGCGATCTCGCCGCCCATCGGCTCGATCTGCGCCGCCGCCCATTCATAGGTTTCGATCGCGCGCGCGAAATCGTCTTCGACGCCGGGGCGCAGCACCTTGACTGCGACTCGCCGCCCGTCGGTGGTGACCGCGCGATGTACCTGCGCGATCGACGCCGCGCCGACCGGCACCTCGTCGATCTCGCTGAACAACGTTTCCAGCGGGCGGCCGAAGCTGCCGCGCATCGTCTGCGCGATCGTCGCATAGGGGACGGGTGGCACCGCGTCCTGCAACCGCAACAGGTCTGCCGCCGCCGCCTCGCCGACCAGATCGGGGCGGGTGGCGAGCGTCTGGCCGAACTTGATTGCCGCCGGCCCCAGCGCCTCGAACGCATCGGCATAGCGCGGCACCTCGGGCACGCGCGCACCCAGCCGCGCCACCCGCAGCAGACGGCGCAACCGCGGCGGCGTATTGAGGTCGCGCTCCAGCCCGCGCAGCGCACCATGGCGCGCCAGCGTCCGCCCCCATTTCAGGAGCCGCCAGGTGTGGACGAGCGAGGAGGTCAAATCTTCCAGCCGCTGTGGATCGCGACCAGCCCACCCATGATCGGCTCGACCTTCGTCTGAACGAACCCGGCGTCGGCGACCATTCGCTCGAACGTCGGCATGTCCGGGAAGCGGCGGATCGACTCGATCAGGTAGCGGTAGCTGTCGGCATCGTTGGCCAGCAGCTGCCCAAGCTTCGGCACCAGATGGTGCGAATAGGCGTCATAGACCTCGGCGAACCCCGGCCAGACGTTGGTCGAGAATTCGAGGCAGAAGAACCGTCCCCCGCGGCGCAGCACGCGATGCGCCTCGCGGAGCGCCTTGGGGATATCGGTGACGTTCCGGATCCCGAACGCGATCGTATAGGCGTCGAAGAAGCGATCCGGAAAGGTCAGCGTCTCGGCATTGGCCTCGGTCCACACCAGCCCGTCGATCCCGCGCTGCTGCGCGCGGCCGATCCCGACCTCCAGCATCTCCGGATTGATGTCCGCGACCGTCACAGAGGCGCCGCCTTCGGCGAGGCGAAAGGCGATGTCGCCGGTGCCGCCGGCCATGTCGAGGATCTGCTCGCCCGCACGCGGCTTCACGCGCCGCACGAAGCGGTCCTTCCACAGCCGGTGCATGCCCCCGGACATGGCGTCGTTCATCAGGTCGTAGCGGCTGGCGACATTGGAGAAGACCCCGCGTACGCGGGCGGTCTTCTCGGTCGGGGTGACGTCTTCGTAGCCGAAGGAGACGGTTTCGCTCATGGCGCTCGCTCTAGCCGCCATGATAGCGAGCGGCTAGAGGGCAGACATGCCGGAATTGCCAGAGGTTGAAACCACCGTGCGGGGCCTGCGCCCGGTGCTGGAAGGCGAGGTGCTGACCCGTGTCGAGCCGCGCCGCGACGATCTACGCCGCGCCTTTCCCGCCGACCTGCGCCAGCGGCTGACCGGGGCGCGCGTCACTGGGCTGCGGCGGCGCGCCAAATATGGCGTGATCGACACCGATCGCGATGATTCGCTGATCTTCCACCTCGGCATGTCCGGACGCTGGCGCGTCGATCCGACCGAGTTGTTGCCACACGACCATCTCGTGCTCGCGACCGGAGCGGGGCGGGTGCTGGCGCTCAACGACCCGCGGCGCTTCGGCTCGGTCGACCTGCTGCCTACCGCCGAGATAGCGGACTTTCCGGCGTTCCGCCTGCTCGGCCCCGAGCCGCTGGGCGCGGATTTCACGGCCGAGCACCTGCGGCTCGCGCTGGCCGGGCGACGGCTGTCGATCAAGCTCGCGCTGCTCGACCAGCGGATCGTCGCCGGGCTCGGCAACATCTACGTGTGCGAGGCGCTGTACGACGCGCGCATCGATCCGCACACCCCCGCCGGGTCGCTCGACGCGCCGGCGCTCGCGCGGTTGGTGCCTGCGGTCCAGCTGGTGCTGGAGGCGGCGATCAAGGCGGGCGGCTCGACGCTGCGCGATTATGCGCGGCCGGACGGCGATCTGGGCTATTTCTCGAAGCAATTCGCGGTCTACGGTCGTGCCGGCGAGCCGTGCGCGTGCGGCGGTACGGTGGAGCGCTATGCCGAGGGCGGACGCTCGACCTTCTGGTGTCCGCGCTGCCAGCGGAGTTGACGCTGGTGCGTGGCCGGGCTATGGGCCGCGCCTTACGAGGGTGCAGGGCTTACCCAGCGCCTTTTTCCATCGATTCGAAACTTATCAGAGGACGTTCATGGCGAACACGCCGCAAGCCAAGAAGCGCATCCGCCGCAACCAGCGCCGGGCCGAGATCAACGGTGCCCGTGTGGGCCGTATCCGTACCTTCGTGAAGAAGGTCGAGGCCGCGCTGGCAGCGGGTGACAAGACCGCGGCGACGACCGCGCTGGCAGCGGCGCAGCCGGAGATGCAGCGCGGCGTGGCGAAGGGTGTCCTTCACCGCAACACCGCCTCGCGCAAGTTCTCGCGTCTGACCAAGCGGGTTGCCGCGCTGGCCTGATCGCCGGCGACAACACGGACGACATCGACGCCCGTCGGGTTTGCCCGGCGGGCGTTTTTGCGTGTGCGATCAGCCGCCTCAGGAACAAAACAGCACCTCTCCAAAAGGCTTGGAATTCCTGCGATTCGCGTATGGCGACTTTCGATGATCTCCAAAATACCCTAGAGATATCAATGGCTTACGAGATTTATGACGCATTTGTGCCGCTGGCGACGAGTCAATCCGCTTTATTTCGGGATCGTACCCGTTCGCGGGCTTGATCGACTCACCCGCCTGTTCCTAATCCTCTCGAACCGCGCCGCCGTCCGTGCTGCGCGGCACAAGGACAATGTCTGGAAGCCTACGCGCTAGGGGCCGCGGGCGGGGGGACGTTTGACTTTTTGAATGCGCGGGCCGCGAACCATGTGGTTGCGGCAACAGGAGAATTGTGCGTGGCGCCGATGGTCGAAGCCGATGACGGGTTGAGCGAACTGGCCCGGGCCTGGGCCCGGGTCCGCGCCAACCTGCGCCGCTCGGCCGGTGCACGCGTGTTCGATCAATGGCTTGCTCCGATTGCGCTGGCGGATGGCGACGACGCGCTGGACGTGCGGCTCACCGCGCCCTCGGCGTTCATGACCAACTGGGTCAAGAGCCACTATGCGGATCGGCTGGTGCACGAGTTCCGCACCGTGTTGCCGGGCGTGCGCAGCGTCGCGATCGACACCGCGGTGCGGCCTGCTGCACCGGTGGTGCTTGCCGCGCCCGTCGCCGCCGTGACAGCCCTGCCGACCGCTGAGCCTGTCGCCCATACGGTCACCGCCGAGCGGCCGTCGCTCGATCCGCGGCTGACCTTCGAGCGTTTCGTCGCGGACGCATCGAACATGGTGGCGCTGAACGCCGCGCAGGCGCTGGCAGCGCCGGGCGCGGTACGCTTCAGCCCGTTGTTCCTCCATGGCGGCACCGGCCAGGGCAAAACCCACCTGCTCAACGCAATCGCGCATCGCTTCCTCGCGGATCACCCGCAAGCACGCGTGATGCTGATGTCGGCCGAGCGCTTCATGTTCGAGTTCGTCGCCGCGATGCGCGCGCGCGACACGTTCGCGTTCAAGGCCAAGCTGCGCAGCTGCGACCTGCTGCTGATCGACGACCTGCAGTTCATCGCCGGCAAGGACGTCACGCAGGACGAGTTCTTCCACACCGTCAACGAGATCATGGCGGCGGGCAAGCGGCTGGTGATCGCCGCTGACCGCGCACCGCAAACGCTGGACGGCATCGAGCCGCGCATCCTCGGCCGGCTCGGATCGGGGCTGGTGGTCGATATCCGTCCGTCATCGCCCGAGCTACGCCACGCCGTGCTCGCCCGGCGGGTCGCCGAAATGCCCGACACACGGGTGCCCGGCGACGTGCTCGACCTGCTGGCCGCACGTATCAGCTCCAGCATTCGCGAGCTGGAGGGCGCGCTGACCCGCGTCACCGCCTATGCGATGCTGACCGGCCAGGCGATCGACCTCGACTTCGCGACGCAGACGCTGGGCGACATGCTCCGCGGGCACCAGCGGCGCGTGACGATCGACCAGATCCAGAAGCTGGTCTGCGAGCATTTCGAGCTGAAGCCGCTCGATCTGCTCTCCGCCCGCCGCGCGCGTGCGGTGGCGCGCCCGCGGCAGATTGCCATGTATCTTGCCAAGCGGCTCACCACGCGGTCGCTGCCTGAGATCGGGCGCAAGTTCGGCGGCCGCGATCACTCGACGGTAATCCACGCCGTCCGCCGCATCGAGGCGTTGCGCGACAGCGACCGTGAGGTCGATCAGGCGGTACATATGTTGCTGGGGCAGCTTGAGGCTTGAGCCTTTTGATGACGACCCGGGCGTGAACCCGGGTGACGCTTCTTCGCAACGCCACCCCCGTCAAGCGGTCAGGCGGCCTGCCGATACTCATCCTCCCCGACCTCGTTTGCCGCTGCCACAGGGGCCTGTGTCGTCGCCGTGCGGACGCGATTGGGGAACAGCAGCCGGCTGACGAGCACCAGCACCCCAAGCGCGGCATAGGTCAGCAGCACCTTCTCCAGCGAGAACAGCAACGCCACCGCGAAGCCGAGCCGAAGCCACAGCGGGTTGAAGCCGAAATCCTCGCCGAGCGCGGCGCACACGCCGAACAAATTGTCGCGGGGGGCAGCGGCGGGGGTGTCGATGTGGTCGGTCATGTCTCGCTCCGTTGTTACGGGATGCTCAGCAAGACCGATGCCAAATGGAAAAAAGCGCTGTTTTCGGCGCACTTTTCCGCCACGCCGTGGCGTGGATTGCCGAAGGTTGGCGCGCGACATGGCGTCGCGCGCCAGATGGTCAGATCAACAGCCCCATGGCCTCCTGCGCCCGGCGCAAGGTCGGCGCCGCCAGCGCGGCCGCACGTCGGGCGCCGTCGCGCAGGATCGCGTCGATCGCACCGCGGTCGTTCAGCAGCCGCAGCATCTCGTCGCGGATCGGGCCGAGCTTCGCGACCGCCAGATCGGCGAGATCGGGCTTGAACTGTCCGAAGCCCTTGCCCGCATAGTCCGACAGCACCGCGTCCGGGGTGCGGTCGGCGAGCGCCGCGAAGATCGTCAGCAGATTGCGCGCTTCCGCCCGCCCTTCCAGCTCGGCGATCGTCGCCGGCAACAGGTCGGGGTCGGTCTTGGCCTTGCGGAACTTGTCGGCGATCACCTCGTCACTGTCGATCAGCTTGACCACCGATTGCTCGGACGGGTTCGACTTCGACATCTTCGCGCTCGCATCGCGCAGCGACATGATGCGCGGCGCGGCCTTGCTGACCAACGGTTCGGGCAGCGTGAACAGCTCGGTCGCGTAATCGGTGTTGAATTTCGTCGCGATGTCGCGGGTCAGCTCCAGATGCTGCTTCTGGTCCTCGCCGACCGGAACGTGGGTCGAATTGTACAGCAGCACGTCGGCCGCCATCAGCACCGGATAATCGTACAGCCCGACCGACGCGCCTTCGCGGTTCTTGCCCGCCTTGTCCTTGAATTGCGTCATGCGATTGAGCCAGCCGACCCGCGCGACGTTGTTGAGCAGCCACGCCAATTCGGCATGGGCGGGGACGCGCGCCTGGTTGAACACGATCGAGCGCGCCGGATCGATCCCGGCAGCGATCAGCGTCGCGGTCATCTCGACGGTGTTGGCGGTCATCTCGGCGGGGGCGATGAACTCGGTCAGGCCGTGAAGGTCGGCGATGAAGTACATCGTCTCGCCGCCCGACGCCTGGATATCGTCCTGCATCGCCACCCATTGCTTCACCGCGCCGAGGTAATTGCCGAGGTGAAGATTGCCGGTCGGCTTGATGCCGGAAAGGACGCGCATATTGGTCATCAGGTGGAAGCTCTGCGACGAAGAACGGTTTTCAGATCGGCGAGGCGATACGCGCCGGTGACGACGCATGCCAGCGCATAGATGGCGACGCCCGCGCCGACGAGCACGATCAGCCCGGTCACCCGGACCGCCAGCGTGCCGGTGAGATAGGGATCGACATACGGCGTCACGAGCAGCAGCGCCGCGCCCATCGACAAGGCCGCCAGTGCCAGCCGCGGCACCTTGCGCCTGACCTGCGGATCGAGCGCGAAATGCCCACGCCTTGCCAGAACGACATAGAGCGACACGACGTTGACCGTCGAGGCGAGCGCGGTCGCCAGCGGCGGGCCGATCTGCCCGATGTTCCAGTGCGCCAGCGTCGGGATCAGGATCAGATTGCCGACGAGGTTGATCGCGACCGAATAGAGCGCGAGCCGCACCGGCGTCTTCGTGTCGGCGCGCGCGTAGAAGCCCGGCGTCAGCACCTTGACCAGCACATAGCTCGGCAGTCCCAGCGAGAAGGCGGCGAGTGCCTGTGCCGCGCGCACTGTGTCGCCGCCATCGAAGGCGCCATGCTGAAACAGCCCACGGACGATCGGCTCGGCGGCGAACACGAACGCGGCGGTGGCGGGCAGGGTAAGGAACAGCGCGAGTTCGAGCCCGCGGTTCTGCGTCTCCATCGCCTCCGCCTCGCGTCCCTGCGACAGCAAGCGCGAGACGACCGGCAACAGGATCGTGCCGAGCCCAATCCCGATCAGGCCCAGCGGCAACTGGTTGAGCCGGTCGGCATAATAGATCGCCGAAATCGACCCCGCCGACAGCAGCCCGCCGGCCAGCGCGGTCGAGATCGCGAGATTGATCTGCGCCGCGCCCGCGCCGGTCGCCGCGGGGACGATCAGCTTCAGCATCTGCTTGACGTCGTCGTCGATACGCGGTCGGCGCAGCTTCAGGCTCACGCCCGCGCGCTGGCACGCCCACCAGAGCCAAGCGAGCTGCAATGCACCTCCGACCGTCACCGAGATCGCCTGCGCCCGCGCGGTCGCATAGGGGTCGCCGCCGTGAAAGAAGATCAGCGCGCCGACCATCGCGATGTTGAGCAGGATCGGCGCGGCGGCATTGACCCAGAAGCGATGCAGCGAGTTCAGGATGCCGCCGAGCAGCGACACCAGCGAGATCAGCAGCAGATAAGGGATGGTGAAGCGCGACAGCGTCACCGCAAAGGCGAATTGCTCGGCGGTCGGGTGCTGGCGGTCGAACCCGCCGGACAGCGCCCAGGTCAACGGCCATGCCGCTGCCAGCATCAGCGCGGTCATCGCCAGCAGCACCGGGAACAGCAGCGCCAGCGCGCGCTCGGCGAAGTCGACCCCGGCCGCGGTCCCACCGCCTTCCGCGACCTTGCGGTTGAACAACGGGATGAACGCCGCGGAGAAGGCACCTTCCGCGAACAGTGCGCGGAACATGTTCGGCAGCCGGAACGCGACGAAGAAGGCGTCCGACGCGAAACTCGCGCCGACATAGCTCGCCTGCAACGTGTCGCGGACCAGCGCCAGCACGCGGCTGACCAACGTCAGCCCGCCGATCGACCCCAAAGCGCGGGCGAGGTTCATCCGCCGATCCTCACCCGCGCGTGTGGCTTACGCCTGACCGGCGTCTTCGGCGCCGAACGACACGCCCTGCGCCTGCGCCTGCTGGAGGAACAGCGCGTTGAAGTCGATCGGCTCCAGCAGCAGCGGCGGAAAGCCGCCGTCACGGATCGCATCGGCGACGACGCGGCGCGCGAACGGGAAAAGCAGGCGCGGCCCTTCGCCGAGCAGGAACGGCTGGACGTGATCGGCCGGCACGTTGCGCAGCCCGAACAGCCCGGCATAGGAAAGCTCGGCGATGAACGCGGTCTTGCCGCCGGTCGTCGCACGCACTTCGATCTTGAGCGTGACCTCGTGGACCTCGTCGGCGACCTGTGCCGCGCCGATGTCGAACTGGACGTTGATCTCGGGGGCCTGCGGCTCCTGATAGATCGCCGGCGCGTTCGGGTTCTCGAACGACAGGTCCTTCACATATTGCGAGATCAGCCCCGCGGCCGGCGCCGTGTCGGCACCGTTGGCGAGCGGTTCGCCGCCGGC
It encodes:
- the dut gene encoding dUTP diphosphatase → MRSEPISIALRRLPHGEGLPLPVYATAGAAGMDVVAAEDVTLAPGARGAIATGFAIAIPAGFEVQVRPRSGLALKHGITCLNTPGTIDADYRGEIKVILANLGNEPFEIRRGERIAQLVPATVTLASMIEVDALDPTDRGAGGFGSTGR
- the coaBC gene encoding bifunctional phosphopantothenoylcysteine decarboxylase/phosphopantothenate--cysteine ligase CoaBC, which gives rise to MSRILLIVGGGIAAYKACELIRGLRAAGHDVCCVLTDGGAHFVTAMTLAALSENKVHTTLWDLKDEAEMGHIRLSREADLVVVCPATADLIARMAGGFANDLATTLLLATDKPVLIAPAMNVRMWLHPATQRNVAQLRADGITVIEPDEGAMACGEFGPGRLPEVPAIVARITSALAPPVRSLAGRHVIVTAGPTHEPIDPVRYIANRSSGKQGFAIAAALARRGARVTLIAGPVDVPTPLNVIRQDVQTASEMADAVATALPADAAVMVAAVADWRVEQIAPQKLKKGEEAPAPLRLARNVDILATLAHDPRRPRLLIGFAAETEQVLDHAQAKRRRKGADWIVANDVSGDVMGGDANTVHLVTAEGIESWERLPKTAVAERLADRIADAL
- the ubiB gene encoding 2-polyprenylphenol 6-hydroxylase, coding for MTSSLVHTWRLLKWGRTLARHGALRGLERDLNTPPRLRRLLRVARLGARVPEVPRYADAFEALGPAAIKFGQTLATRPDLVGEAAAADLLRLQDAVPPVPYATIAQTMRGSFGRPLETLFSEIDEVPVGAASIAQVHRAVTTDGRRVAVKVLRPGVEDDFARAIETYEWAAAQIEPMGGEIARLQPRLVIETFKRWTARELNFTREAASASELAETMTSERNFFVPAVDWARTTGEVLTIEWIDGIKLSDRKALVAAGYDLPELARVLVHAFLRQAIADGFFHADMHQGNLFALPGNCVAAIDFGIMGRIDRRARVWLAEILYGLITGNYRRVAEIHFEAQYVPSHHSVEEFATALRAVGEPMRGLPVKDMSIGMMLDGLFGITRDFDMVTQPHLLLLQKTMVMVEGVATGLDPDINLWVTAAPLVEDWIRTELGPEAAIADRLVADVRTLARLPELVRRIEARFPAPGGAPPRPPLREIERVRVGGGWRYALVGTLGMLAGVAGMMLAGGW
- a CDS encoding class I SAM-dependent methyltransferase codes for the protein MSETVSFGYEDVTPTEKTARVRGVFSNVASRYDLMNDAMSGGMHRLWKDRFVRRVKPRAGEQILDMAGGTGDIAFRLAEGGASVTVADINPEMLEVGIGRAQQRGIDGLVWTEANAETLTFPDRFFDAYTIAFGIRNVTDIPKALREAHRVLRRGGRFFCLEFSTNVWPGFAEVYDAYSHHLVPKLGQLLANDADSYRYLIESIRRFPDMPTFERMVADAGFVQTKVEPIMGGLVAIHSGWKI
- the mutM gene encoding bifunctional DNA-formamidopyrimidine glycosylase/DNA-(apurinic or apyrimidinic site) lyase — protein: MPELPEVETTVRGLRPVLEGEVLTRVEPRRDDLRRAFPADLRQRLTGARVTGLRRRAKYGVIDTDRDDSLIFHLGMSGRWRVDPTELLPHDHLVLATGAGRVLALNDPRRFGSVDLLPTAEIADFPAFRLLGPEPLGADFTAEHLRLALAGRRLSIKLALLDQRIVAGLGNIYVCEALYDARIDPHTPAGSLDAPALARLVPAVQLVLEAAIKAGGSTLRDYARPDGDLGYFSKQFAVYGRAGEPCACGGTVERYAEGGRSTFWCPRCQRS
- the rpsT gene encoding 30S ribosomal protein S20 translates to MANTPQAKKRIRRNQRRAEINGARVGRIRTFVKKVEAALAAGDKTAATTALAAAQPEMQRGVAKGVLHRNTASRKFSRLTKRVAALA
- the dnaA gene encoding chromosomal replication initiator protein DnaA, producing MVEADDGLSELARAWARVRANLRRSAGARVFDQWLAPIALADGDDALDVRLTAPSAFMTNWVKSHYADRLVHEFRTVLPGVRSVAIDTAVRPAAPVVLAAPVAAVTALPTAEPVAHTVTAERPSLDPRLTFERFVADASNMVALNAAQALAAPGAVRFSPLFLHGGTGQGKTHLLNAIAHRFLADHPQARVMLMSAERFMFEFVAAMRARDTFAFKAKLRSCDLLLIDDLQFIAGKDVTQDEFFHTVNEIMAAGKRLVIAADRAPQTLDGIEPRILGRLGSGLVVDIRPSSPELRHAVLARRVAEMPDTRVPGDVLDLLAARISSSIRELEGALTRVTAYAMLTGQAIDLDFATQTLGDMLRGHQRRVTIDQIQKLVCEHFELKPLDLLSARRARAVARPRQIAMYLAKRLTTRSLPEIGRKFGGRDHSTVIHAVRRIEALRDSDREVDQAVHMLLGQLEA
- a CDS encoding PspC domain-containing protein translates to MTDHIDTPAAAPRDNLFGVCAALGEDFGFNPLWLRLGFAVALLFSLEKVLLTYAALGVLVLVSRLLFPNRVRTATTQAPVAAANEVGEDEYRQAA
- the trpS gene encoding tryptophan--tRNA ligase, encoding MRVLSGIKPTGNLHLGNYLGAVKQWVAMQDDIQASGGETMYFIADLHGLTEFIAPAEMTANTVEMTATLIAAGIDPARSIVFNQARVPAHAELAWLLNNVARVGWLNRMTQFKDKAGKNREGASVGLYDYPVLMAADVLLYNSTHVPVGEDQKQHLELTRDIATKFNTDYATELFTLPEPLVSKAAPRIMSLRDASAKMSKSNPSEQSVVKLIDSDEVIADKFRKAKTDPDLLPATIAELEGRAEARNLLTIFAALADRTPDAVLSDYAGKGFGQFKPDLADLAVAKLGPIRDEMLRLLNDRGAIDAILRDGARRAAALAAPTLRRAQEAMGLLI
- the murJ gene encoding murein biosynthesis integral membrane protein MurJ; the protein is MNLARALGSIGGLTLVSRVLALVRDTLQASYVGASFASDAFFVAFRLPNMFRALFAEGAFSAAFIPLFNRKVAEGGGTAAGVDFAERALALLFPVLLAMTALMLAAAWPLTWALSGGFDRQHPTAEQFAFAVTLSRFTIPYLLLISLVSLLGGILNSLHRFWVNAAAPILLNIAMVGALIFFHGGDPYATARAQAISVTVGGALQLAWLWWACQRAGVSLKLRRPRIDDDVKQMLKLIVPAATGAGAAQINLAISTALAGGLLSAGSISAIYYADRLNQLPLGLIGIGLGTILLPVVSRLLSQGREAEAMETQNRGLELALFLTLPATAAFVFAAEPIVRGLFQHGAFDGGDTVRAAQALAAFSLGLPSYVLVKVLTPGFYARADTKTPVRLALYSVAINLVGNLILIPTLAHWNIGQIGPPLATALASTVNVVSLYVVLARRGHFALDPQVRRKVPRLALAALSMGAALLLVTPYVDPYLTGTLAVRVTGLIVLVGAGVAIYALACVVTGAYRLADLKTVLRRRAST